Within Runella rosea, the genomic segment AATCCCTTTTTGGGTCAATTTATACAGCACTTTGGCCTTGCTCTGAGGATGCTCCAATTTTAAGATTAGTCCGTTTTCTTCCAATGCTTGCAATCTGGCAGCTAAAATATTGGTCGCTATTTTCTCGCCCGACTTTAAAAAATCGCCATAAGTACAGGCTTTTGCTGTCATTAAATCTCTGATTATCAACAAAGACCACTTGTCGCCCCAAATATCAAGCGAGCTACTAATGGGGCATTCCGACCTTTTTTTTGATTCTTTCATAAAATAGTTTTGAAATTACTTGCAAAATGAAAGCGATTTGATTTGCATTTGCACTTGCAAAATGCAAGCAAATTTACATACTAATATTTTACGAAATCAAAATGAAACAAAATATTTTAATCACAGGTGCATCATCAGGTTTTGGTTTGCTGGTAGCCACGAAGTTACACGAAAGAGGCTACAATGTCATTGGAACAAGTCGCAACCCCGAAAAATACCAAAGCCTTGTGCCGTTCAAATTATTGGCATTAGATATTGCCGATGATAATTCTGTAAAGTCATTTAGCAAACAACTTTTTGGCGAAATCAAGCAGTTAGATGTATTGATAAACAATGCGGGATTTTACTTGTCTGGTCTTGCCGAAGAAACGACCATTGAGCAAGGAAAACAACAATTTGAAACCAATTTTTGGGGGACGATAAAACTTACCAATGAATTGTTGCCGACTTTTAGAAAGCAAAGATTTGGTAAAATAATAACCATTGGTTCAATTATGGGTTTACTCAATTTTCCCAATGCAGCTTATTATGGTGCTTCAAAACACGCCTTAGAGGGATATTTTAAAGCGTTGAGATTTGAATTAAATGAGTTCAATATCAAAGTGGCAATGGTTGAACCCATGGCATTCAAAACCAATCTTTTAAGTGGTTCGGTAGCAGTGGCAGGAAAAATAGAAGATTACAATATTTATCGTAATAAAATATCAGCATTCGCAAAGAATTTATTTGAAAATGCCCCCGAACCAATACCTGTTATTGATACGCTCATAAAATTGGTGGAAGATAAAAATCCCAAATTCAGTCACCCTGTGGGTAAAGGGGCATCGGTTTTTCTGGCGATTCAGCATTTTGCCTACAAAACATTTGAAAACTCAATCATTAAAAGTATTAACAAGTCCCAAAAATGAAAGCATTTACAGTAAACCGTTACGGAAAAAAAGAGATATTGCACTTAACCGAAATAGATGAACCTACTTTAAAAGAGAGTGAAGTAATGGTTGAGGTATATTCAACGGGGGTAAATTTATTGGATGCTAAAATAAGAAGTGGTGAGTTCAAATTTTTGCTGCCTTATAAATCGCCCTTTACATTAGGGCATGATGTGGCAGGTATTGTTACAAAAGTTGGCTCAAAAGCAAACAAATTTAAGGTTGGCGATGAAGTATATGCACGACCTGCCGACTTTCATATCGGCACTTTTGCAGAATACATTGCCGTCAATGAGCGTGATTTGGCTCTGAAACCTAAAAACCTGACAATGGAAGAAGCTGCCTCTATTCCATTAGTTGGTTTGACTGCCTGGCAGGCGCTTGTTGAAAAAATGAAATTGAAAAAAGGGCAAAAAGTATTCATACAAGCAGGTTCGGGGGGGGTAGGTACCTTCGCTATTCAGTTGGCAAAACATTTGGGGGCCTTTGTAGCAACAACAACCAGTGCAGCAAACATTGATTTGGTAAAAAAATTGGGTGCTGATGTGGTGATTGACTATAAAACACAAGATTTTGAAACGCTATTAAAAGAGTATGATTTTGTGTTGAATAGCCAAGATACCAAAACCCTAGAAAAATCCTTGAAAGTCTTAAAACCAAGTGGGAAAGTCATTTCAATTTCTGGGCCGCCCGATGTCGAATTTGCCAACGAAGCAGGTTTGTCTTGGTTTTTCAAAATGCTGATGCGTTTACTTAGTTTCGGTATCAAGAAGAAGGCAAACAAGCTACATATTGATTATAACTTCTTGTTTATGAGGGCAGAAGGAAAGCAGTTGAGTGAAATTACTGCTTTAATAGAAGCAGGAAAAATCCGTCCAATTGTTGATAAAATTTTCCCATTCGAGCAAACCAATGAGGCAATGGCTTATGTTGAGTCGGGGCGTGCCAAAGGGAAGGTAGTTATTAAGGTAAAATAAATCACCTTCTAAACCGATACAAATAGGGAGCTTTGTTCTGGGCTCCTGTAAATTTCTTTTCTAATCGTTCTAAAACATTCAAATCCAAAATCTTCTTTTGAAAATTGTTTCGGGCGTAGGTCTCTTCAAAAATAGTTTCGTACAAGTCTTGCACCTCTTTCATAGTAAACGTTTCGGGAAGCAGGTTTAGGACTATTATGTTTGTATCTAAGTTTAATCGTAAAGATTCGAGGGCTTTTTCAATCATTTCATGATGATCCATCATCATGGTGGGTAGCTCATGTATGTTGTACCACTCCATAGACTCGTCTAAGGCGGTTTTGATGGGCGTGACTTTGTTAATATCCACCAATGCGTAGTAGCCTAAAGAAATAAATCGGGCTGTGAGCCATTCGAAATCTGCCTTTGATAGGGTAACATCGCCAACAAAACGCTCTTGGTTCAGTTCAATCACGTGTTCTAAGAATTTTTTGTTAGTCCTATTTGCCTGACCAAAGTTCTTGAAATGGGTTAAAAATATGTTTGAAATGCCCGTTCGTTCTTCCAGAATCCGATGTGCCGCCTCATCAATCCCTTCTTTTTGGAGAATAAATCCGCTTGGTAGCGAATAAAAGTCTCCTTTGAAATTCAACTTCGTAATTAATACTTTAAGCTCTCTTTCTTGATAGCCAAATATCACACAGTCAATCGCAAGCTGGGATATATAGTCTTGGTTAGCGAATAAATTCATCAGGAATCCTATCATAATGGTTTTGGCAAAGGTACTCCTCATCCTTAAAAAATGCCATTTGTCAGTTATAAATATTCAAAGATATAATAGTGGAAATTTTTATTGTCTATTTTTTTAGACAATAAAAATTTCTTCCTACCTTTGTTTTAAATTATAAAACAAACGTGGCGACGGCGTGTTGACGCACCAAACGCAAAAACAAATGAAAAAAGCAAGCATCGTTATTTTCTTAGCATTCTTCGGAATCGCACTCCAAGGTTTTTCACAAACCGCAATCCCAGCTGTCCCAACCAATGACATTTATACTGGAAAATGGGAAATGTTAATCATTGGCACACCCAACGGTGATGCTGCGCTAACTACTGTTTTGGTTCGAAAAGAGGGAAAATTGACAGGGACAATTATCCCCAAAACGAGCGATCAAAAGGAAGAAATTAAGATTTCAAACATTGAAGAAGCCGATGGAAAAATTACCCTTTACTTTACTATTCAAGATTATGATGTGAATGTTTTGTTAGAAAAAGTAGATGATGAAAATCTGAAAGGTTCAATGATGAATATGTTTGATGTGAAGGCAAAAAGAGTGAAATAATTGAAATTTTGCCACGAATCATTTGTGCATTCGTGGCAAAAAATAAAACAAAATGAGAAATTGTATTTTGTTCATAATCAGCTATTTGGTGTATTTTCAATCTGCTTTTTCTCAAATAAAAGTAGGTCGAAATCAATCTTTTGATTTCAATTGGAAATTCAAAAAAGGCAAAGAAATTGATGCAAAAGCCGCTAATTTCAATGATGCTGATTGGCGAAAATTAGACATTCCGCACGATTGGAGTATCGAAGATTTAGCTGAAAATCCATCCGATAGCATCGTAGGACCATCCAGTCTAGGTCCCTTCTACAAAAAAGCTGTAGGTAAAAATGCGACTGCCTTTACGGTGGGCGGGACGGCCTGGTATCGTAAGACTTTTGTGATGGACAAAACTACCGCAAACAAAAAGGTTTTTATCCAATTTGATGGCGTGTATATGAATTCTGATGTTTGGCTCAACGGCCATCATTTAGGCAATCACCCCAATGGTTATACGTCATTCATTTATGATTTGACCGCTCATTTGAATCCTATCGGAAAAGAAAATGTAATAGCCGTTCAAGTGAAAAATGAAGGTGATAATTCTCGTTGGTACGCAGGCTCGGGTATTTACCGCCATGTGTGGTTGAGTGTGGTTAATGCTGTGCATATCGAAAATTGGGGAGTACAAATAGTTTCAAGCAAGGTTTCGGAGCAATCGGCTGATATTCATATTGCTACAAAAATTGAAAATTCTGCTCAAAATATTTCACTTACAACGGATTTGTATTCAGTTGAAAATAAATTGGTTAGCTCAAAAACAACGGATGTTTCTGGCAAAAACAAGGCCGAGCAAATGATTGTTTTGAAGAATCCGAAACTTTGGGACATTGAAAGCCCTCATTTGTACAAAGCCAAAATCATTCTCAAACAAAATGGGAAAGTAATTGATGAATATACCCAAAATTTTGGGGTAAGAAGTATCCATTTCGACGCAAAAACGGGTTTTACTTTAAACGGAAAAAACGTTAAACTCAAAGGCGGTTGTATCCACCACGACAATGGCCCTTTGGGAGCGGTTGCTATTGATAGAGCCGAAGAAAGAAAAATAGAATTGCTCAAAAAGAATGGTTACAATGCCGTTCGATTTGCGCATAATCCTTTTTCTGCGGAGCTTTTAGATGCCTGCGACCGCCTCGGTATGCTGGTGATGAATGAGGCTTTTGATATGTGGGAGCGCAACAAAACCCCCGACGATTACGCTGATTATTTTAAAGATTGGTGGCAAAAAGATTTAACTTCCATCATTCAAAAAGACTTCAACCATCCTTCAGTAATTATGTGGAGTATCGGAAACGAAATCCCCGAAATTATTGATAGTACTGGCCACAAAACTTCAAAGATGTTAGCGGATTTTGTCCGTAATTTAGACAGTTCAAGACCTGTTTCAAACGCTATTCCTTTTCACCTTCCATTGATT encodes:
- a CDS encoding winged helix-turn-helix transcriptional regulator; amino-acid sequence: MKESKKRSECPISSSLDIWGDKWSLLIIRDLMTAKACTYGDFLKSGEKIATNILAARLQALEENGLILKLEHPQSKAKVLYKLTQKGIDLLPIMVEINLWADKYFTIPEDRKPMIALIKEDKAKFIEIGLAALKDGG
- a CDS encoding SDR family NAD(P)-dependent oxidoreductase, with the translated sequence MKQNILITGASSGFGLLVATKLHERGYNVIGTSRNPEKYQSLVPFKLLALDIADDNSVKSFSKQLFGEIKQLDVLINNAGFYLSGLAEETTIEQGKQQFETNFWGTIKLTNELLPTFRKQRFGKIITIGSIMGLLNFPNAAYYGASKHALEGYFKALRFELNEFNIKVAMVEPMAFKTNLLSGSVAVAGKIEDYNIYRNKISAFAKNLFENAPEPIPVIDTLIKLVEDKNPKFSHPVGKGASVFLAIQHFAYKTFENSIIKSINKSQK
- a CDS encoding NADP-dependent oxidoreductase, whose product is MKAFTVNRYGKKEILHLTEIDEPTLKESEVMVEVYSTGVNLLDAKIRSGEFKFLLPYKSPFTLGHDVAGIVTKVGSKANKFKVGDEVYARPADFHIGTFAEYIAVNERDLALKPKNLTMEEAASIPLVGLTAWQALVEKMKLKKGQKVFIQAGSGGVGTFAIQLAKHLGAFVATTTSAANIDLVKKLGADVVIDYKTQDFETLLKEYDFVLNSQDTKTLEKSLKVLKPSGKVISISGPPDVEFANEAGLSWFFKMLMRLLSFGIKKKANKLHIDYNFLFMRAEGKQLSEITALIEAGKIRPIVDKIFPFEQTNEAMAYVESGRAKGKVVIKVK
- a CDS encoding NUDIX hydrolase yields the protein MIGFLMNLFANQDYISQLAIDCVIFGYQERELKVLITKLNFKGDFYSLPSGFILQKEGIDEAAHRILEERTGISNIFLTHFKNFGQANRTNKKFLEHVIELNQERFVGDVTLSKADFEWLTARFISLGYYALVDINKVTPIKTALDESMEWYNIHELPTMMMDHHEMIEKALESLRLNLDTNIIVLNLLPETFTMKEVQDLYETIFEETYARNNFQKKILDLNVLERLEKKFTGAQNKAPYLYRFRR
- a CDS encoding glycoside hydrolase family 2 TIM barrel-domain containing protein — protein: MRNCILFIISYLVYFQSAFSQIKVGRNQSFDFNWKFKKGKEIDAKAANFNDADWRKLDIPHDWSIEDLAENPSDSIVGPSSLGPFYKKAVGKNATAFTVGGTAWYRKTFVMDKTTANKKVFIQFDGVYMNSDVWLNGHHLGNHPNGYTSFIYDLTAHLNPIGKENVIAVQVKNEGDNSRWYAGSGIYRHVWLSVVNAVHIENWGVQIVSSKVSEQSADIHIATKIENSAQNISLTTDLYSVENKLVSSKTTDVSGKNKAEQMIVLKNPKLWDIESPHLYKAKIILKQNGKVIDEYTQNFGVRSIHFDAKTGFTLNGKNVKLKGGCIHHDNGPLGAVAIDRAEERKIELLKKNGYNAVRFAHNPFSAELLDACDRLGMLVMNEAFDMWERNKTPDDYADYFKDWWQKDLTSIIQKDFNHPSVIMWSIGNEIPEIIDSTGHKTSKMLADFVRNLDSSRPVSNAIPFHLPLIARKKWDVTDPAFASLDVGGYNYASQYYESDHKKYPDRLMVATEYFPPKALENWNAVEKNSYVIGMFSWSAIDYLGEAGLGLSRLKNKSDKNGGFQETFMAPEWPIFNAYTGELDLIGNKKSASYYLDVVWRRSPMEVLVHRPIPEGKREITGFYDFPDEMKSWTWPRHENDSLQVRVFTRCQKVKLELNGKQIAEQNLEKGSIIGTFSVPYIAGKLVARCYDGDKEVASETLTTAGKPVAIRLKADRQTIKANRNDLAYINVEIVDEAGNVVPNMDEVLIKYQITGNGSIAGVGNGNPRDMSSFQKPEKKVYQGKGLVIVRPTEKTGKMMLNAKAEGLKDGFLTIETR